The Arcanobacterium pinnipediorum genome includes the window CCTATGTTGATGGCAAGCTTGCTTCTAGTGCTGAACCGAGTATGTCCCTAGATCTGGTGACCGACCTCAACGGTGAGTCTTTCTTGTTCTTGCACGGCACGGAACCAGATTTCCACTGGCCACGCCTAACTGCAGACGTTATCGAGATTATCAAGCGCTTTGGCGTGGAGAAGATATTTTCTATCCACGGTATGCCAGCTCCAATCCCGCACACCCGAGCAGCTGATATGTTGATCCGCACCACCGAACATGTTACTAATTCAGCGGTTGTCTATGGTCAAGCAAGTCATCCGGCATCATTAGCAGACTATATTGAATACCAGCTCGGTCAAGCAGGTTACCCGGCAACCAACATTCGAGTTCGTGTTCCACTTTATATGTCACGTTCAGATATGCCATTTTTCTCCGGGGCACTCGCGGTTGTCCGTCAGCTTGCCGCACTGGGAGGTCCAACTATTCCGTTCGGTGATCTAGAGCAGCACGAAGATCACCAACGCGCTGAGCTTGCATCAATTGCGCAGCAAGACTCGCAATTCGCAGCAATGGTCAGCCAGTTCGAGACGGACTATGATTCTACAGAGCAAGGCTTTGTGACTATCCACGACGAAGATGGCCCATTACCGACGTCGGACGAAATCGGAGCTGCGGTGGAGAAGTTTTTGGCTATGCAAAATTCCAATCCACTTGAGGGTGTTCAGAGTACACAAGAGCCGGTTGCTAAACCCAAACCCAAAGACGGCGATGTCCATGACATACGCACACATTTGAAGAATTCGCTGGCGCAACTATTTAATCGGAAGCAAGATCCGCAGAACTAGCCCATCCTATGTGCGCATCCGTCAGTGGTGCGGTGTTGGCGGCGTGCCGGAGAAGGTAATCTTGTCCAACGATACTTGCCGGCATGGGTAGGTGGCGTAAGGCGCGATCGATTTCGTCTTTGTTTATCTCAGTGGGGGAGGCGAGCAGGATGACGTTTCCGTAGCGGCGTTTTTTGAAAATTGCTGGATCAGCAATTGCTGCTAGATGGGAGAAGGAAGCGCTTGCGG containing:
- a CDS encoding PAC2 family protein; its protein translation is MPNYAIYPEQLGDLKVSTLVIGLIDHLVDPGAIGQAVNACIDLLDAVEVSAFDSDPLYDYRAQRPIVTYVDGKLASSAEPSMSLDLVTDLNGESFLFLHGTEPDFHWPRLTADVIEIIKRFGVEKIFSIHGMPAPIPHTRAADMLIRTTEHVTNSAVVYGQASHPASLADYIEYQLGQAGYPATNIRVRVPLYMSRSDMPFFSGALAVVRQLAALGGPTIPFGDLEQHEDHQRAELASIAQQDSQFAAMVSQFETDYDSTEQGFVTIHDEDGPLPTSDEIGAAVEKFLAMQNSNPLEGVQSTQEPVAKPKPKDGDVHDIRTHLKNSLAQLFNRKQDPQN